In Thermococcus thioreducens, a genomic segment contains:
- the thsB gene encoding thermosome subunit beta — protein MAQLAGQPVVILPEGTQRYVGRDAQRLNILAARIIAETVRTTLGPKGMDKMLVDSLGDIVITNDGATILDEMDIQHPAAKMMVEVAKTQDKEAGDGTTTAVVIAGELLRKAEELLDQNIHPSIVIKGYALAAEKAQEILDEIAKDVDVEDVEMLKKAAVTAITGKAAEEEREYLANIAVEAVKQVAEKVDGTYKVDLDNIKFEKKEGGSVKDTRLIKGVVIDKEVVHPGMPKRVEGAKIALINEALEVKETETDAEIRITSPEQLQAFLEQEEKMLREMVEKIKEVGANVVFVQKGIDDLAQHYLAKYGILAVRRVKKSDMEKLAKATGAKIVTNVRDLTSEDLGEAELVEQRKVAGENMIFVEGCKNPKAVTILIRGGTEHVVDEVERALEDAVKVVKDIVEDGKILAAGGAPEIELAIRLDEFAKEVGGKEQLAIEAFAEALKVIPRTLAENAGLDPIETLVKVIAAHKEKGPTIGVDVFEGEPADMMERGVIAPVRVTKQAIKSASEAAIMILRIDDVIAASKLEKDKDNKGGSEDFGSDLD, from the coding sequence ATGGCCCAGCTCGCAGGACAGCCGGTTGTTATTCTGCCTGAGGGGACCCAGAGGTACGTTGGTAGGGACGCCCAGAGGCTCAACATTCTCGCCGCGAGGATCATAGCCGAGACGGTCAGGACGACCCTCGGCCCGAAGGGAATGGACAAGATGCTCGTCGACAGCCTCGGTGACATCGTCATCACCAACGACGGTGCAACAATCCTCGACGAGATGGACATCCAGCACCCTGCTGCTAAGATGATGGTTGAGGTTGCGAAGACCCAGGACAAGGAGGCCGGTGACGGTACCACCACTGCCGTCGTCATTGCTGGCGAGCTTCTCAGGAAGGCTGAGGAGCTCCTCGACCAGAACATACACCCGAGCATAGTTATCAAGGGTTACGCCCTCGCTGCCGAGAAGGCCCAGGAGATACTCGACGAGATAGCTAAGGACGTTGACGTTGAGGACGTTGAGATGCTCAAGAAGGCTGCCGTTACCGCCATCACCGGAAAGGCCGCCGAGGAGGAGCGCGAGTACCTGGCCAACATAGCTGTGGAGGCCGTCAAGCAGGTCGCCGAGAAGGTCGACGGAACCTACAAGGTCGACCTCGACAACATCAAGTTCGAGAAGAAGGAGGGCGGTAGCGTCAAGGACACCAGGCTCATCAAGGGTGTCGTCATCGACAAGGAAGTCGTTCACCCGGGAATGCCGAAGAGGGTTGAGGGAGCTAAGATCGCCCTCATAAACGAGGCCCTTGAGGTCAAGGAGACCGAGACAGATGCAGAGATCAGGATCACCAGCCCGGAGCAGCTCCAGGCCTTCCTTGAGCAGGAGGAGAAGATGCTCCGCGAGATGGTCGAGAAGATCAAGGAGGTTGGAGCGAACGTCGTCTTCGTCCAGAAGGGCATTGACGACCTCGCCCAGCACTACCTGGCCAAGTACGGCATCCTCGCCGTCAGGCGCGTCAAGAAGAGCGACATGGAGAAGCTTGCCAAGGCCACCGGCGCCAAGATCGTCACCAACGTCCGCGACCTCACCAGCGAGGACCTCGGTGAGGCCGAGCTCGTCGAGCAGAGGAAGGTCGCCGGCGAGAACATGATCTTCGTCGAGGGCTGCAAGAACCCGAAGGCCGTAACCATACTCATCCGCGGCGGTACCGAGCACGTCGTCGATGAGGTTGAGCGCGCCCTTGAGGATGCCGTCAAGGTCGTCAAGGACATCGTCGAGGACGGCAAGATACTGGCAGCCGGCGGTGCCCCGGAGATCGAGCTCGCCATCAGGCTCGACGAGTTCGCCAAGGAGGTCGGCGGTAAGGAGCAGCTCGCCATCGAGGCCTTCGCCGAGGCCCTCAAGGTCATCCCGAGAACCCTCGCTGAGAACGCCGGTCTCGACCCGATCGAGACCCTCGTTAAGGTCATCGCCGCCCACAAGGAGAAGGGACCGACCATCGGCGTTGACGTCTTCGAGGGCGAGCCGGCCGACATGATGGAGCGCGGCGTCATCGCCCCGGTCAGGGTCACCAAGCAGGCCATCAAGAGCGCCAGCGAGGCTGCCATAATGATCCTCAGGATCGACGACGTCATCGCCGCCAGCAAGCTTGAGAAGGACAAGGACAACAAGGGCGGAAGCGAGGACTTCGGAAGCGACCTCGACTGA